In Candidatus Electrothrix scaldis, the genomic window GGTCTTTATCGGTCATCGTGGCGATAATGGCTGTGCTGGCGGTCGTGTTACCGATCCCCATATCGCCAGTGGCAAAGATATCCACCTCAGGACCCAACTGCTCTGCCACCTCAATGCCTGCTTCCACGGCCATAACCGCCTGGGTCCGGGTCATGGCCGGGCCGTGGACCATATTTTCGGTACCGGCTGCGATTTTTTTGGAGATAATCTTGCCCTTATTAACCAGCGCCGACAAGTCCTCAGAACAGCCCATGTCCACCACAGAGACCTCTGCTCCGGCCTGCCGGGCCAAGGCGTTGATGCCTGCACCGCCGTTGACAAAGTTGTAGACCATCTGGGCCGTTACCTCGGAAGGATACTTGGACACCCCTTCTGCGGTAACCCCGTGATCTCCCACCATGATCACCACCCTTTTCCGCTTTACCGGGGGATGCATGGAACGAGTCATTCCGGCCAGATCCACAGCCAGATCCATGAGATCTCCCAGGGCCCAGTGGGGCATGGTCAGCTGCTCAAGTCGGGCAGTGGCTTTTTCCCGGTATTCGCTGTCCTGGGGGAAAATTTTCCGAAAGGTGGCTTCGAGATAATCGACGTGATCGGATCTATTCGGTTTATATGTTGTTGCCATGTTTTTTTATTTGGTGTAGGGGCAGGTCCCTGTGCCTGCCCGATGATATCTGATCGGAATTTTACAGGGCATCACGGGGCCGCCCTTTATAAAAATATCCCGGATGAAACGCCTAGGGCGAAGACAAGATTCGCCCCTATAAGTGATTCGGTTACTTTAACTGCATAGGGATTCCGCAACTTACCAGAAAAACCTGATCAGCAAAAGCAGCAATTACTTGATTGCAGCGTCCGACCAGATCACGGTAGCGTCGGACCATTGGATTATCCGGGACAATGCCCAGGCCAACTTCATTGGTGACCAGGAAAACTTGCCCTTGGTGCTTGCGGGCGGCGCGGGTCAATTCTTCGGCCAAGGCGGAGATTTGATCTTCGCTGATTTCGCGCTCCTGCTGTTCCGCCTCGTACATCAGGTTATTGATCCAGAGGGTGAGGCAGTCAATAAGGACCGTGGTCCCGGCTGGAGTACGTTCCAGTTCTTCAGCAAGACGAAGCGGTACCTCGGCGGTCTGCCAATCTAGCCCTTCCCGGTCCTGCTGATGCCGGAGGATGCGTTCGTCCATTTCCGGGTCGATGCGGGGACAGGTGGCAATGAAGAGGCGAGGGGAGTCAATCTGTTCAGCCTGCTGCTGGGCAAAGGCGGATTTGCCGGAACGGCTGCCGCCGGTGATGAGGGTTAACATTGCTTTTTTCTTCTCGTCCTTTCCGTTTTTCTGAATGAAGGGCGCAATATATCAATCTCGTTTCCCGGCACCCCGCATTTTTCAAAATGACTCTGCCAGCTACCGACATTTTTTACGAGTTCGTCAATCATCGCAGATGCCCGCTCCTGTGCAAGACCGAACAGTGGGGCTTGGCTCAGGGCATTATCAAGATCAGCCTCGCGTCCCTGATCTCCCACAGACATAGCCAGTCTGAAGTCAGTCCCTGTTCCCACGGGAATTAATGACGGAACAATATCATATGCCGGTGAAAGCATAATCTCCTTCCCATGAATCAGTATGCCGTGATTCCTCGGATGATCGTCGGTGTTGCGCACCAGAATATTGAACACCATACGACGGTAAAATTCATGAATATAATCAGAATTCATAAAACGTCGCAGGCGACCGGCAATAGCTGAATATGACCAGCTCGGACGATCACGTTCGTCCCATTGCATAAGTGACAGCCCGCTTTGAAACCCCTTTCGGTACCAGCCGTTTTCCGCCTTTTCTCTGTCGAATCGCCTGATGAGGAAAACATTTTTATCCCCGATTCTGACCAGATGCATTTCCGGGACATTGATGCCGCATTTTCCGGCAAGGGTCATTGCGGCATATTCCAGACGCGGGATATCAAGACTGTCTCCCTTTGCGGGAAACTTGGCGATCCATAAGGCATCCCGCCATTCCACAGTGCATTTAGGTCTGGCTCCGCCCATGCTGGTTCCCTGGCGGAGCAGCTGGAGCAGATGCGTAGCAGTCGGTGACCCGGCTTCAAGCTGTTCGGATGCAGAAAGAATATCAGTAAGCCGATTGAAACTCGGTGGTTTCAGTTCTGGCTCAGGATCGTCCGGGGTCAGACGAAAATCCAGATTGCCCACTCTGGTTGCATCGGCAGCCTGTAAAAAATCAATTTCAGAAAACGCCTCTGGAGCCGTTCCCGACTCGGCAGCAATAACCATTCTTCCCCACCAGTCGGGCGAAGCATCCCTGAAGGATCCGTATAACCCGCCGTTAATAACAACTTCTCTCGGCGGGATTTCAAGCGGTAATGCTGTCGGATCTGCGGGAAGACAATTATCCCGTTCAAGATAACGCCGACCATAAGCGAAGCTGCCCAGAGAAAGAGAGCTGTCATGAGTGAAGATGCCGCAGGGAACAGCACTTGTCTTTTCCGGCAGATAAATAAAAACCGTCAGCTTTCTTGTCGTCACCTGATTATTCCGATGCTTTTCTTGATGCTCTAAAAATCCAGTTCATCCTTTAGATCCGATTGAGCAGGCCGAACCCGTTCAGGGAGTCTTTTTCGTTCGTGAAAAATTCCGACCGTATCCTGTTCTGGATCAGCCAGTTTTTTCAAATCATTCTCAAGTCCCAGAACCCATAGAGCGGAAGTCAGAACCGCCAGCGATACACCCGGTTCCCCTTTCTCAAGTCGCGCCAGTGTCTTTCTGGTGATGAACATGCGCGAGGCCATCTCCTGCATGGTCAGGCCCCGCCTTTTCCTGGCAAGTTGGATACGCTTGCCTAGGATGGAGATGCATTCTGTGATTTCCGCAGGGAGAGAACTGCTGCAAAGGATATTTTGTGTCATATTTTACCCCTTAACTATTTTTAGGGGTACATTATTGCACATATCAACTGTTCTGGCAAGTTGTACGTGGAGACAACACCGCAGGGCAAGGGGCGTAATACTCCACCGGAGCGGCTGCTAATTATTTTTTTTCACCGGCCGGAAGGGCCAAACCCAATTGAGGAATGCCGGGAGCTGCCGGGTTTGAATCCAGACCCTTCCCTGGCCGTTGAACCGGCAGACCAACCCTTCACCGGAGAAGAACAGCGATTTATAGCCGCCCACTTTGGAGACCGTGTATTCAAGCCCTTCGGTAAAGGCGACAATATGGCCGGTGTCCACCACAAACTCTCCTTTCACATCATGGGCAATAATACCGCCGTAGCTGTTGAACCAGAGGTCACCGATACCGGAGCATTTGATCAGGAACATACTTTCGCCGGAAAAGAAGCCCTTAACCAGCCCCTGCCATTTGCTCTCAATCTCAATGTTCATAGAAGAGGCCACGAAAGCGGAATTCTGAAGAAAGATAGTCTCCTTGTCCAGATAGACATGGGCCATGTCGCCTGGTGCTGCCGGAGCAATGGACATTTCACCGTCCGAATGCTCTGCCGTGAACTCATTGATAAACAAGGACTCGCCAGTGAGAAAACGGCTGAATCCCCCTTTGAATTTGGTTTTCATGGAAATATGCGTATCCATAGTTGCCATAGCCGAGGCCTCCACCTTTAGGGTCTTTCCGCCGGGAATGGTGACGGTCAGGAAGGCAAAGTCGCGCTGGCATTCGAGTTTGAACGGAAAATCTGTTCGTTTTGTCTCCATGATAATCTCCTGACGAGTCTTAACGGGGTTTGAGGGAGGGGCCAAGAGCATGGCCGAACGAGCTTGGATTATGGGACTGGCACCAGACCGTGCCGTTCCCCTTGAACTTGCAGACCAGGCCTTCTCCGCCAAGGAAGGAGGATGCCCAGCTTTTTCCGGCCTTGGTCAGGGTGAAGTCCAGGGTTTCGTTAAAGGCCACGATATGGCCGGTATCGACAATGTATTCGCCCTTGACCTTGACCGGGTAGATCGCACCAAAGGAGTTGATCAGCACCTTGCCTTTGCCGCTGATATTGAGCCAGAACATACCTTCGCCGGAGAACATCGATTTGAACCCTTGCCAGCCGAGATCAATCTCCACACCTTCAGAAGACGCGACATAGGAACCGCTCTGTACAATCAGGCGTTCGTTATCCAATTCATAGGCCATCATGTCACCGGGTAGGGCTGTGCCGAGAAAGACTTTGCCTTTTTTTTCTCCAGCCGTAAAATGGTTGAGAAAAAAGCTCTCCCCAGAGACCATGCGCTTGAGTGCCTTGACAATGCCACCGCTCTCTTTTTTATGGGTGGTTGTTGTGATATCCACATTTCCGCTCATGGTGATCATGGCGCCGCCCTCTGCGGTCAGAACCTCTCCTGGCTGCAGGGTGACAAGGGCAGCTGAACATCCGGGCCTGTAATGTATTTTAATATCCACGTTCTGCTCCCTGTTAAAAGCTTCGGTTCAGCCAGCTGGCCAGCCCTGAGATGCTGCGGGTCTGGATGACTATTTTGCCGGTGCCAGTCACACGGGTCACCAACCCTTCACCACTGAAGAGGCTGGAGAAGATGCCACCGGCCATCTGAATCTTTAGTTGCATCTGCGGTTCATAGCCCACCAAATGACTGGTATCCACGATGTATTCTCCGTCGATTTGCCGTTCCAGCAGGCCACCATAGGCCCCGAACCAGACCGTGCCGGTCCCGGAAACCTGGAGTTTGAACAGTCCTTCGCGGGCAATCAAGGACGCGAATCCGGCCCATTTGACTCCCAGTTTGATTCCTGGTGTAGAGCAGATATAGGCTCCGGGTTGGAGGCAGTAGCTCTCACCGTTCAGTTCCAGGGTTCGGATGTCTCCAGGGGTGGCCTGGGTTAAGGTTACCCGCTTAACGCCGTTGGTGTTATTGGTAAAGGTATTGACGAATAGGCTTTCTCCGCCAAGAAATTTCTTGCACAGGGCGGAAAAGATGTTCCCGTTCAGCCCGGCTTTCATGTCCAGGTCCGCATCCATGCTAGCCATAGCGTCGGATTCCGCAATAATGCTCTCGCCCGGCTCAAGATCCACATGCCCGTAGGTAAAGACCGGTTGTCCTGCAAATTTTGTTTTCATGCCGCTTCTTCTTTTGGTGTTATGGATTCGGGCCACCGTTGCTCCCGCTGTCCTGCTCCGGGCGGTGCGCCTTTCTGACTGCTGCCTCTACTTCCTGTTTCACCTGGTTATAATCAATCTGCAAGGTGTGTCCTTGCAGTGTTTTTCCTTCCTTCTGCCAGAGCGCGTTCAAGACCTGAATCCGCTCCTCCGTTTCCGGGTGGGTGCTCAAGAAACTGAGGTTTTCCTCAATGGTCTTTTGTAGGACATTCTGCTCTTTTTTGAGGGTCTGGAAAAAACTGATCATGCCGTGCGGATTGATTTTGGCCCGTTTCAGGAGCTCCCAGCCGCTATGGTCCGCTTCCAGTTCAAAGGCACGGCTGTTTTTCAAGCTAGAGAGATCGCCGCCCAGTTCGCTCAGAGTGGCGAGCAGGGCCGAGGCATCACCGAAAATTGCCTGGACGAGCAGGACGGTTCCTGTCCGATTGACCAGTCCCCGGATATGATGGCGTAGGGTTACATGGCTGATTTCGTGGGCCAGCACGCCTGCCACTTCCTCTGCCGAGGTCGCATTGAGCAGCAGGCCCGAATGGATTACCACCCGGCCACCGGGCAGGGCAAAGGCATTGATGGAGGAATCGTCAATCAGATAAAAATCAAAGCTGAAATCTTTGTCAGTAACCGCTTGGGTGAGTGGGTCGGTAATTGCGGTAAGCTCTTTGGGGAGCTCCAAAAAATGTTTATCCGCAGTAACGAGTGCGAATAATTTTTTACCGATCTTGGCTTCATACTGGGGCGGAACGCTGTTTGCGGCGACCCTGGCTATGAGGTGCAGACCGAAATATGCTCCAATCGCGCACATCGCGATGCAGAAAAGGAAAGCCACCACCGAGGTTATGCTGAATAGTCTTTTCTTTTTAAGCGCTCTGGTTGCTTCGGTGCAGGCTGCTGTCTTAACCAGAAAGGGATTTTCCAGAATCTTTTGATCATCCGAGTACAGGGTCCAATCAGGATGGTCGGGATGCCGGAAATAGATCAAACGGTTGCCTGCACCGCCCAGACTGATCTCCAGACCTTGCAAGGGAAGGGTGACAGAGGTTTCCGTTGCCCCGGTACGGAAGGTAAGCGCCTCGGTATCAATGACAATGAAGCCGCTTTTCCGGCCCCGCTCAAAGCTGCTGTGCAGTGCGTGTGCTTGGTAATTCATTGATTTGTAGTGAGCCGAGAAGCGGTTCTGAGCAGTCTGAACCGTCAAGGTTTAACGCTGTTCAAAATGATATGTCAGGATGAATAATTCTTTTTTCTATACCATGAAGATTTTTAGAAGTAAATGCCGAGGAGGAGGGATGATATAAGGGAGGATGAAAAAAAGTTGTTATGGAGGGGGAATGACTATTTCTGCACATTGCCTTCTGATTAGGAACCAGGAACTCAGGGTGATTTCAGAAATATTCTTCCATACTGCTAGAGAGAAGCTCCTGGATACGGCAGCTCAATTCGTACGCGAGTCCAGCTGCCGTATTCACTGGTGATGGCGATGCGACCATGATGTAACTCAACAATCCGTTGCACGATGGTCAGGCCGAGGCCAGAGCCACCGAGCATTCTGGAACGTGATTTTTCTACCCGATAAAACTGCTTGAAAACATCTTTCAGGGCATTTGCCGGGATACCTTGACCAGTGTTATACACCTCGATTGCAAGCTCTTGTTTTGCTGTGGCCAAGGAAAAGCGAATTTCCCCATTTTTCTGCCTATTGTATTTCAAGGCATTATCAAGCAGATTAATGAGCATTCTCCTCACTTTCTCCTGATCCGCATGGAGAACAATTCCCTCCTCAATGTTTGCTGTCAGGGAAATATCTGCCTTCCGCAAAATTTCTTCAAACTCTATTAACACATCAGCAGCAAGAGAAGAGAGATTGACAGGTTTCAGTTGCACGGTCTGTTTCAGCTCAAGAGCGGATAAGTTAAGTAATTTCTTTACCAACTGATCCATCCGCAGCAGGATGGAGGAATGGTTAGATAAATTTGTCCTGAAATCGTCGGGCAAATCACTTCGCTGTAATGCCTCATCAAAAAAAAGCCGTTGCATGGCTATGGGGGTTTTTAATTCATGGGACGCATTGGCGATAAACTCCTTCTGCTGTTTAAAAGAGAATTGCAGGCGATCCAGCATGCTATTAAGCGAGGAAGAGAGGATGTGCAATTCATCCTTATTTTTTCCGAGTGGGATTCTTTGGTCTAAATTTTTATCGCTAATATCAGTAGCAAGAGCGTTGATCATTCTGATGGGGCGGAGAATTTTACCAGCGGCATAATGCCCGAACACGACAAGGGCCACCATAAAAACAAACAGGCCGATGATGATAGATATAATCATCTCCACGATCTCTTCCTGAAGATGTTCCATAGGGCGGGCAATCTGGACAAGATAGGTCTTTCCATATAATTCCAAAGGGAAAACGCGAACCCGAAAAGTCACCCGGTCACTGTCGTCTCGATCAAGGGCTGCCACTCCCTCAGGAAGGGAGGAGCTAACATTATACCTGTCTTTTTCCTTTTTGAGAGGAATCTCGGTAAACTTTGTCATCGCAGAGGCATAGACCAAGGTATTGTGTTGGTCAAAAATCTTGAGCCAGTACAACCGCCCCAACGGGGTTAAAACAGGTGAATTTCCCTGAAGCAACAACGTGCTGTCTTTGGAAATGAGCCCGGCAAGCATGGTATGGGCCTGCATATCCAACTCACTGTCCAGGAGCTCAAAAGGCTGCTCAAAAAGCTCGTAGGAAACCGCTAAGGAAAAAAGTAGGCCAGCCATCATGCCAGCTCCGGTTATCCAGAGGGTTATCTTTTTTCTAATTTTCATCCAGCGGTCCGTATCATATAGCCTATCCCTCTGACAGTATGAATGATCTCTCCTTTGCTGTCTCCAAGTTTTTTGCGCAGATTTTTCATGTGAACATCAATGCTGTTTGACATGGTCACCGGGTCAAACTCGTCTCCCCAAATATGCTCGGCCATTGTGTATCGTGACACAGCCCGATTTTTATTATAAAGTAAAAACTCCAGGATAGAGAATTCCTTGGGCGTCAGTTCCACTGGAACCGTATTACAGGAGACTTCCCTACTGACAGTGTTCAGGGCGATTCCACTTATTTCCAGGATCGGTGATGCCAACGCGTTGCTACGACGCAGGAGAGCCCGCATTCTGGCCAGGAGCTCTTCCATAGCAAAGGGTTTGGGCAGATAATCATCCGCTCCCAGGTCCAGCCCCCTGATTCGGTCTTCAATATCAGCCTTAGCTGTTAACATCAGCACCGGCGTCTTTTTCTTTGCAGCGCGCAATTCCTGCAACACAGCGAAGCCATCCTTTTTCGGCAACATAATATCAAGCAGAATAAGGTCGTAGGGCTCCACATATACTCGGTCCAAGGCAGCTTCTCCATCTGGAGTAATATCAACAGTGTATTTTTGCCTTGTTAATATCTCACCGAGCTGCCGGGCAAGCTCTGGTTCGTCCTCAACAATAAGAATGCGCACTTCACGTCCCTCCGATTTCTGTTGCTTGTTTATGCCCTACTTTCTCTCCGATACCAAAACGTTTTTCTTCCGACTTTTCCTTAAACGCTTCAAGGCCTGACCAATCCCCCGCTGGCTACACCCGAAACGCTTTGCCCGCTCATACTGAAACGCATCAGGATAGCGCTCCACATCCTGAGCAAGGCGCTTCATATTTATCTTGACGGCAGGCTTATTGCGGTTTTTGCAAGGTTCAAGTCGTTTTATCCAGCGGGCAACACTGGATTTGCTGACATGAAAACGAAGAGCGACTTGTTCAATGCTCAAATTTTCCTTCTCTTGGGTCTCTAACACTTTTCGGCGAAAATCTATTGAGTATGTCATGGGAATACTCTGCTCGGAATTCTTGTTCAAGCCAGATCTTCCTATCTCCCCATTCGCTTATTTTTTTTGCAGTTTGATGAATTTTAACTTTCTGTACTTACGTGATTTATTTTTTGAGCAAAATCAATTCCAGATAGTTTTTTTGCTCCACATGTTGACGGGCGAGAAATTTATTGCCACATAAACGAATTTCACCGTCTCCGACATCGAAATCAGGATTTTTTAGTCAGATTTGGTGAAATTCTCCGAACTGCATTTTGAAATGAGCGAATGGGGAGTCCTATACTTTCTGGCTCCTCTTTTCTTACATATCCACTCAAGCATATCAGAAGAATATGAAGAAATAATGAAGAATTATGAAGAACAAAAATAAAGAGGATCTTCACTGTTTCTTCATTTTCATGTGCTAGAAGTATTTTCATTAATAGATCGTGTTCCAAGAAATATCGCCTGTTTTTCTCCTGCTGAAACAGGCTGTCCTTTGCAATCATGAGAGAGGATAAAATGAGTCATGAGTAAATGCATTCAATTTTCTGTGGTTATTCCAGTGCATAATGAAGAGAAAAATATTTCCCCATTGCTTCTTGAAATACAGCGGGCAATGGGCAAATCAGACGATTTTGAGGTGATTATTGCTGATGATCACTCCTCAGACCGAAGCTACGATATCTTACAGGAGCATACAAAGCGATTCTCCTGGTTAAAAATCGTTCGCCTTAAGCACCAAAGCGGCCAGAGTGCAGCCTTGCGGCATTAAGAAGGCCCAAGCATCGTTGATCGTCACCCTGGATGGCGATGGCCAGAACGACCCAGGTGATATTGAGAAGTTGGTTGCACTGTACAATGAGAAGAGAAAAAACAATCCCTGCTGCCTGATCAACGGCTACCGTTCCCAAAGAAAGGACTCTGGTTGGCGCTGTTTTTCTTCTCTCTTTGCCAATGCAATCCGTCGATTGCTGCTACGGGATGCAACACCGGACAGCGGTTGCGGCATTAAGGCATACGCAAAGGAAACCTTTCTTGATCTGCCTCCCTTTAATCATATGCATCGTTTTCTTCCGGCCCTGGTCCGGCAGCAAGGAGGCAACGTTGTTTCCGTTGAAGTCAAACATCGTCCCAGGAAATCGGGAAAATCCCATTACGGCACCCTGGACAGGCTCTTCGCTGGTGTTATTGACCTCCTTGGGGTGTTATGGCTGAGCAAAAGAGCATTCCCTTCAGGACTTATTGAGGAGGAACATCATGAATAGCGAGACATTCTGGATCACTATCGGCCTTATCGGACAATTTTGCTTTACCTGCCGTTTTCTCATTCAGTGGTTGGAAAGTGAGCGGCAGAAAAAAAGCATTATTCCCCAGGCATTCTGGTATTTCAGTGTATTAGGTGGAGCAATCCTGCTTTCATACGCGGTCTATAGAAAGGACCCTGTTTTCATTCTCGGTCAATCCACCGGTCTGATTATCTACTTTCGTAACCTCCACTTCCTCCGTAAAGAAGCGACACAAAAAATAGTATGCACCGAAACGCCGTAAAATCAACTTTATCAACAGACTTCTTATGGGTGCTGCTCTGGCTGGGAGTGCTCCTTTCTGCGCTTATCAGCAGACCGCCCTTCCCCATAGATGAAACCCGATACCTATCTGTTGCCTGGGAAATGTGGCATAACCAGCAATTTCTTGTACCCCATATCAATGGGATTCCCTACAGCCATAAACCGCCCCTGCTCTTCTGGTTGATCCATGCAGGATGGGCCCTCTTCGGTGTGAATGCCTGGTCAGCCCGACTGACTGCGCCGTTCTTCGGCCTCTTCTCCATCCTCCTGACTGTTCGCCTTGCCAAGGTGCTTTGGCCAGATCAACCGAAATGGCATAGAAATATCCCCTATCTGATGCTGGGGACATGCTTTTGGGCCTTGTACGCCACCTTGACCATGTTTGACATGCTTATCGGCTTTTTTGCTCTACTTGCCTGGCTCGGTCTATGGAAGGGAAAAGAAGGAAAGCAGCTGCTTTGCTGGCTCTCTTATGGCGGGGCAACAGCTCTCGGACTTCTTGCCAAGGGACCGATAATCCTCCTCTATATCCTCCCACCGGCTCTGTTGGCTCCCTGGTGGATGGAAGAGAAAGATAACTTCTCCTGGTTCCGATGGTACGGCGGCCTGCTTGGTGCAACGGGTGTTGGAATTATCCTTGCCCTTGCATGGGCCATCCCAGCAGCACAGGCAGGCGGCAAAGAATATGGGCAGGCAATA contains:
- a CDS encoding IS630 transposase-related protein codes for the protein MTYSIDFRRKVLETQEKENLSIEQVALRFHVSKSSVARWIKRLEPCKNRNKPAVKINMKRLAQDVERYPDAFQYERAKRFGCSQRGIGQALKRLRKSRKKNVLVSERK
- a CDS encoding TIGR00266 family protein, producing the protein METKRTDFPFKLECQRDFAFLTVTIPGGKTLKVEASAMATMDTHISMKTKFKGGFSRFLTGESLFINEFTAEHSDGEMSIAPAAPGDMAHVYLDKETIFLQNSAFVASSMNIEIESKWQGLVKGFFSGESMFLIKCSGIGDLWFNSYGGIIAHDVKGEFVVDTGHIVAFTEGLEYTVSKVGGYKSLFFSGEGLVCRFNGQGRVWIQTRQLPAFLNWVWPFRPVKKNN
- a CDS encoding glycosyltransferase, which codes for MQPCGIKKAQASLIVTLDGDGQNDPGDIEKLVALYNEKRKNNPCCLINGYRSQRKDSGWRCFSSLFANAIRRLLLRDATPDSGCGIKAYAKETFLDLPPFNHMHRFLPALVRQQGGNVVSVEVKHRPRKSGKSHYGTLDRLFAGVIDLLGVLWLSKRAFPSGLIEEEHHE
- the cobT gene encoding nicotinate-nucleotide--dimethylbenzimidazole phosphoribosyltransferase is translated as MATTYKPNRSDHVDYLEATFRKIFPQDSEYREKATARLEQLTMPHWALGDLMDLAVDLAGMTRSMHPPVKRKRVVIMVGDHGVTAEGVSKYPSEVTAQMVYNFVNGGAGINALARQAGAEVSVVDMGCSEDLSALVNKGKIISKKIAAGTENMVHGPAMTRTQAVMAVEAGIEVAEQLGPEVDIFATGDMGIGNTTASTAIIATMTDKDLDQLTGRGTGLDDEQLEHKKEILAKALQMNKPDAEDGLDVLAKVGGYEIGGIAGLIIGAAAQQKPILVDGFISTAGALIACKLEPFVRDYIICAHRSVEQGHAAMQEKIGCKPLLDLNLRLGEGTGAALAMNLVEAAVAVLTEVATFADAGVTGTPVE
- a CDS encoding response regulator transcription factor is translated as MRILIVEDEPELARQLGEILTRQKYTVDITPDGEAALDRVYVEPYDLILLDIMLPKKDGFAVLQELRAAKKKTPVLMLTAKADIEDRIRGLDLGADDYLPKPFAMEELLARMRALLRRSNALASPILEISGIALNTVSREVSCNTVPVELTPKEFSILEFLLYNKNRAVSRYTMAEHIWGDEFDPVTMSNSIDVHMKNLRKKLGDSKGEIIHTVRGIGYMIRTAG
- a CDS encoding HipA domain-containing protein, with protein sequence MTTRKLTVFIYLPEKTSAVPCGIFTHDSSLSLGSFAYGRRYLERDNCLPADPTALPLEIPPREVVINGGLYGSFRDASPDWWGRMVIAAESGTAPEAFSEIDFLQAADATRVGNLDFRLTPDDPEPELKPPSFNRLTDILSASEQLEAGSPTATHLLQLLRQGTSMGGARPKCTVEWRDALWIAKFPAKGDSLDIPRLEYAAMTLAGKCGINVPEMHLVRIGDKNVFLIRRFDREKAENGWYRKGFQSGLSLMQWDERDRPSWSYSAIAGRLRRFMNSDYIHEFYRRMVFNILVRNTDDHPRNHGILIHGKEIMLSPAYDIVPSLIPVGTGTDFRLAMSVGDQGREADLDNALSQAPLFGLAQERASAMIDELVKNVGSWQSHFEKCGVPGNEIDILRPSFRKTERTRRKKQC
- a CDS encoding helix-turn-helix transcriptional regulator, translated to MTQNILCSSSLPAEITECISILGKRIQLARKRRGLTMQEMASRMFITRKTLARLEKGEPGVSLAVLTSALWVLGLENDLKKLADPEQDTVGIFHERKRLPERVRPAQSDLKDELDF
- a CDS encoding M48 family metallopeptidase: MNYQAHALHSSFERGRKSGFIVIDTEALTFRTGATETSVTLPLQGLEISLGGAGNRLIYFRHPDHPDWTLYSDDQKILENPFLVKTAACTEATRALKKKRLFSITSVVAFLFCIAMCAIGAYFGLHLIARVAANSVPPQYEAKIGKKLFALVTADKHFLELPKELTAITDPLTQAVTDKDFSFDFYLIDDSSINAFALPGGRVVIHSGLLLNATSAEEVAGVLAHEISHVTLRHHIRGLVNRTGTVLLVQAIFGDASALLATLSELGGDLSSLKNSRAFELEADHSGWELLKRAKINPHGMISFFQTLKKEQNVLQKTIEENLSFLSTHPETEERIQVLNALWQKEGKTLQGHTLQIDYNQVKQEVEAAVRKAHRPEQDSGSNGGPNP
- a CDS encoding TIGR00266 family protein; protein product: MKTKFAGQPVFTYGHVDLEPGESIIAESDAMASMDADLDMKAGLNGNIFSALCKKFLGGESLFVNTFTNNTNGVKRVTLTQATPGDIRTLELNGESYCLQPGAYICSTPGIKLGVKWAGFASLIAREGLFKLQVSGTGTVWFGAYGGLLERQIDGEYIVDTSHLVGYEPQMQLKIQMAGGIFSSLFSGEGLVTRVTGTGKIVIQTRSISGLASWLNRSF
- a CDS encoding HAMP domain-containing sensor histidine kinase — protein: MKIRKKITLWITGAGMMAGLLFSLAVSYELFEQPFELLDSELDMQAHTMLAGLISKDSTLLLQGNSPVLTPLGRLYWLKIFDQHNTLVYASAMTKFTEIPLKKEKDRYNVSSSLPEGVAALDRDDSDRVTFRVRVFPLELYGKTYLVQIARPMEHLQEEIVEMIISIIIGLFVFMVALVVFGHYAAGKILRPIRMINALATDISDKNLDQRIPLGKNKDELHILSSSLNSMLDRLQFSFKQQKEFIANASHELKTPIAMQRLFFDEALQRSDLPDDFRTNLSNHSSILLRMDQLVKKLLNLSALELKQTVQLKPVNLSSLAADVLIEFEEILRKADISLTANIEEGIVLHADQEKVRRMLINLLDNALKYNRQKNGEIRFSLATAKQELAIEVYNTGQGIPANALKDVFKQFYRVEKSRSRMLGGSGLGLTIVQRIVELHHGRIAITSEYGSWTRVRIELPYPGASL
- a CDS encoding lipid-A-disaccharide synthase N-terminal domain-containing protein, encoding MNSETFWITIGLIGQFCFTCRFLIQWLESERQKKSIIPQAFWYFSVLGGAILLSYAVYRKDPVFILGQSTGLIIYFRNLHFLRKEATQKIVCTETP
- a CDS encoding glycosyltransferase, producing the protein MSKCIQFSVVIPVHNEEKNISPLLLEIQRAMGKSDDFEVIIADDHSSDRSYDILQEHTKRFSWLKIVRLKHQSGQSAALRH
- the cobU gene encoding bifunctional adenosylcobinamide kinase/adenosylcobinamide-phosphate guanylyltransferase; this translates as MLTLITGGSRSGKSAFAQQQAEQIDSPRLFIATCPRIDPEMDERILRHQQDREGLDWQTAEVPLRLAEELERTPAGTTVLIDCLTLWINNLMYEAEQQEREISEDQISALAEELTRAARKHQGQVFLVTNEVGLGIVPDNPMVRRYRDLVGRCNQVIAAFADQVFLVSCGIPMQLK
- a CDS encoding TIGR00266 family protein — translated: MDIKIHYRPGCSAALVTLQPGEVLTAEGGAMITMSGNVDITTTTHKKESGGIVKALKRMVSGESFFLNHFTAGEKKGKVFLGTALPGDMMAYELDNERLIVQSGSYVASSEGVEIDLGWQGFKSMFSGEGMFWLNISGKGKVLINSFGAIYPVKVKGEYIVDTGHIVAFNETLDFTLTKAGKSWASSFLGGEGLVCKFKGNGTVWCQSHNPSSFGHALGPSLKPR